A genomic region of Lysinibacillus sp. 2017 contains the following coding sequences:
- the istA gene encoding IS21 family transposase, which yields MYITLDVQTNFEINSLSDLPKFKQLMENLKMKINKSQLAREMGVDRRTVDKYLNGFTPKETKEKASILDDYYEVIAALLSEDSKQVFYYRRILWQYLKDNHGLECGASTFRRYIAKTPEFAAYFTDQMRIPSPKGTTRFETPPGQQAQFDWKESIPFETSDGEKVEVNVGALVLGYSRFRIFTLTLSKTQDVLFSFLTEAFEKIGGVPKEIVTDNPKTIMDVARTEQCSGKINSRFAAFAKDFDFKVRPCIARRPRTKGKVETQMKFIDEIHAYQGQLTLEELYHFIEKLMNRLNQSFHQGSGKIPVFALEKEKSSLLPLPAEKIRNSYRIKHQLVQVNTSSMVSYKANQYSVPTKYIGQKVGIQIHDDQLWIYYNMECIAQHLISNRKLNIRPSDYKETLQISAPRYPDIDTLAKNNLKAIGEVYDT from the coding sequence ATGTACATAACGCTAGATGTTCAAACGAATTTTGAAATTAATAGTCTTTCAGACTTACCAAAATTCAAACAGTTAATGGAGAATTTAAAAATGAAAATTAACAAAAGCCAGTTGGCTAGAGAAATGGGTGTGGATCGACGTACAGTTGATAAGTACCTAAATGGATTTACACCAAAAGAAACAAAAGAAAAGGCATCTATTTTAGATGATTATTATGAGGTAATCGCTGCACTACTGTCGGAGGATTCAAAGCAGGTGTTTTATTACCGCCGTATACTTTGGCAATATTTAAAAGACAATCACGGTTTAGAATGTGGTGCTTCTACATTCCGTCGCTATATCGCAAAGACACCCGAATTCGCAGCTTATTTTACAGATCAAATGCGTATTCCCTCACCGAAAGGTACGACAAGATTTGAAACACCACCAGGTCAACAGGCACAGTTTGATTGGAAGGAAAGCATTCCTTTTGAGACAAGTGATGGTGAAAAAGTAGAGGTAAACGTAGGTGCGCTGGTTCTAGGGTATTCAAGATTCCGTATATTTACTCTGACATTGAGTAAAACACAAGATGTTTTGTTCTCATTTTTAACCGAAGCATTCGAAAAAATTGGGGGTGTTCCAAAAGAGATCGTAACTGATAACCCAAAAACAATTATGGATGTGGCACGAACAGAACAGTGTTCAGGAAAAATAAATAGCAGGTTCGCCGCTTTTGCGAAGGATTTTGACTTTAAGGTACGACCATGTATAGCACGGCGTCCTCGTACAAAAGGTAAAGTAGAAACACAGATGAAATTTATTGATGAAATCCATGCATATCAAGGTCAATTGACCTTAGAAGAGCTCTATCATTTCATTGAAAAGTTAATGAATCGATTGAATCAATCTTTCCATCAAGGGTCAGGCAAAATACCCGTATTTGCTTTAGAAAAAGAAAAGAGCTCCCTACTTCCGCTACCCGCAGAAAAGATAAGGAACTCTTACCGTATCAAGCATCAGCTTGTACAAGTAAACACATCAAGTATGGTCTCCTACAAAGCCAACCAGTATTCAGTCCCCACTAAGTACATTGGCCAAAAAGTTGGGATACAAATACATGATGATCAATTATGGATTTATTATAACATGGAGTGTATTGCACAGCATCTTATATCGAATCGAAAATTAAATATTCGTCCTTCAGATTATAAAGAAACCTTGCAAATTTCTGCACCTCGTTATCCAGACATTGATACTTTAGCGAAAAACAATCTAAAAGCTATTGGAGAGGTGTATGACACATGA
- a CDS encoding phosphotransferase, with protein MINFEEIVKLFGIPSITNSTLLTKGKTASTHLLHTSTSRKFILKSLDKKEQAYFEYKLIRHISERSKDIVSEILTTNFDEPFIEVNKNLYQLQVYVPSINEKVPLQKVLNTYQMLEKNLNDFHYEPERSNRFALDMLWTDTKELLKNHYQTIYNELSPSIEKLKALDNTQTNWIHGDLGAWNILHTAGQNVCFIDFSEARKGPQYFDLVAIFASYLPQNLEAFPSYNQEFLSACKDSVNLKEFYQTLELWYVKGILSLLKIDVQSTKEHILYFSNIIKKIKGLKHQ; from the coding sequence ATGATCAATTTTGAAGAAATAGTAAAATTATTTGGTATACCTTCAATTACAAATAGCACGCTATTGACTAAGGGTAAAACGGCTTCAACCCATTTATTACATACAAGTACTTCAAGGAAATTTATTTTAAAATCTCTTGATAAAAAAGAACAAGCTTATTTTGAGTATAAACTTATACGACATATTAGTGAGAGAAGTAAAGATATTGTGAGTGAGATTTTAACGACAAATTTTGATGAACCATTTATTGAAGTAAATAAAAATTTATATCAATTGCAAGTTTATGTACCTTCAATAAATGAAAAAGTCCCCTTACAAAAGGTTTTAAATACTTATCAAATGTTAGAAAAAAATTTAAATGATTTTCATTATGAACCAGAACGTTCAAATCGTTTCGCATTAGATATGTTATGGACGGATACAAAAGAACTTTTAAAAAATCACTATCAAACGATTTATAATGAGCTTTCCCCTTCCATCGAAAAGTTAAAAGCATTGGATAATACTCAAACGAATTGGATTCACGGAGATTTAGGTGCTTGGAATATTTTACATACTGCTGGACAAAATGTTTGTTTTATTGATTTCAGTGAAGCTCGTAAAGGACCACAGTATTTTGATTTAGTCGCCATTTTCGCTTCATATTTACCGCAGAATTTAGAGGCATTTCCTTCATACAATCAAGAATTTCTGTCAGCTTGTAAGGATTCGGTTAATTTGAAAGAATTTTATCAAACATTAGAACTATGGTATGTGAAAGGCATTTTAAGTTTATTGAAAATTGACGTCCAATCAACGAAAGAACACATTCTTTATTTTTCAAATATTATTAAAAAAATTAAAGGTTTAAAGCATCAATAA
- the istB gene encoding IS21-like element helper ATPase IstB, producing MIQQTNYQQLLKNLEYLKLKQMVTHLDEVVDFGIHNQMSFIDTLIKLTNYEIDLREHNMIHAMVKVGAFPNLKEIKDYDFDFQPSINPQQIHDFLTLRFIESNENIVFLGPSGVGKTHLASAIGIAAAKKRTSTYFIKCHDLIQNLKRARLENRLESRLKHYTKYRLLIIDEIGYLPIDPEDAKLFFQLIDMRYEKRSTIFTTNANFKSWDEVFQEPKLANAILDRILHHATVVTIIGNSYRLKNHLAPESE from the coding sequence ATGATACAGCAAACAAATTATCAGCAACTTTTGAAGAACTTAGAGTATTTAAAATTAAAACAAATGGTTACACATTTAGATGAAGTCGTGGACTTCGGCATCCACAATCAAATGTCATTTATCGATACGTTGATTAAATTAACAAATTATGAAATTGATTTACGTGAACACAATATGATTCATGCGATGGTAAAAGTGGGTGCCTTCCCAAATCTAAAAGAGATAAAGGACTATGATTTCGACTTCCAACCGTCAATCAACCCGCAACAGATTCATGATTTTCTTACATTACGTTTTATTGAGAGTAATGAAAACATCGTATTTTTAGGCCCTAGTGGTGTGGGTAAGACCCATTTAGCCTCCGCTATCGGGATTGCGGCTGCAAAAAAACGTACAAGTACGTATTTTATAAAATGTCATGATTTGATTCAGAACTTAAAAAGGGCTCGCCTAGAGAATCGTCTAGAGAGCCGCTTGAAGCATTACACAAAATATAGGTTACTTATTATCGATGAAATTGGTTATTTACCCATTGATCCGGAGGATGCAAAACTCTTCTTCCAGTTAATCGATATGCGTTATGAAAAACGAAGCACAATCTTTACAACAAACGCTAACTTTAAATCTTGGGACGAAGTGTTTCAGGAGCCTAAGTTAGCCAATGCGATTTTAGATCGCATTTTACATCACGCAACGGTTGTAACAATCATCGGTAATTCTTATCGTTTGAAAAACCATTTAGCTCCAGAAAGTGAGTAA